One Salvia splendens isolate huo1 chromosome 1, SspV2, whole genome shotgun sequence genomic window, AAGCTTGCATATTAAGTAAAACTTAATCATTTTAAAACCAAAATACAAAGAAAAACTATGTGTTATCATCATCATGCTGTGTTACAGGTGGAAACAGCTTTCaacaaataaatcacaaaattaatttccacacaaaaaattgattaatcctattttcaattaaaaatacGGAgtaataatcatttaaagtgagaggggaaaaataaaaagaagaaaaaagagtgGAATTTCAAAATTGAGAAGGAACACGTGGTCGGCACGTGGCCGTGGCAAGAGAGCACGACGGAATATCCTAATGCCCAATTTTATGCCCAAATTATGAGGGTAAACTCTTTTACCTAATTTTTGCACACAATTTCTGATTTCATCTCACACTTTTTCGCCCTTCTCAATTTCTCGGTTCACCTCTGCAACAAATGTGTTTTCACGCATTTGCGTAGCGTTTCAATCTccgattttattatttttttaataaagaatTTGGGTGATAACTGCCGCAGCACAGAAAGGGGGAATTTTGCCTCGGCGTTTTTCCATTTCTCCCGAGAATTCTTGGAGTTGAGCTTGAATCTTGTTTTCTCGATCGGGTTTCGGTAATTGAGGTAGGTTTTATATCGCATGtgattttcgttttattttgaaaatctTGGGTTGCGCTGTAATTCGATTGTTTTGTTTCTCGAATTTAGTGGAGTAGCAGctatttttgttttcttattgTTGTTTTGCTATGAATTGTGATCGAAATGAGTTCGACTTTTTTGGTAACTGTAAATTAGGGTTCTTTTTGGGTGATGAATTGAGGGGTCTCACATGTTGCCTGCCTCCGATGCTCGATGGTAAATTTGTTGGATTTGAGCACGTGTTTTCGGCTTTCGAAGTGTGtttagttgattttttatggGGGTGACAAATTTATGCGTGCCTCATTTCTGTTCCTCATTGATTTGAGTGCTTCAAATCTAGAAGTTGTTTGGGGTTTCCCCCTTTTGCCGAATGACCTAAAGTGTATTGTTATGTATGAGAACCAAATTAGTGCGGATGGGTTTGGTAAAGATGCAATATGAATGTGATATTAGGGGGTTGGTTAAGTGAGAATGCTCCGGTTTTGTATGCTGGAGTTGGTACTCTGACTGCATTTGGGATCTTCCTTATATGGTTAAGCTGGGAAACCCATTGTTCTTGTTTCTGATTTGCAATTTCCGACTTACAATGCTTTAGTGCTGAAAATATATTGCCACGTGTTCTCTTTTTCGTGGCACTGGTAGCCTTGTCCATCCTTGTTTGGTCTCTAACCAATGTACAAATGTTTTTCTGCAATCTGGTCTCTCCTTGTTTTCTCCATTAGGGGTTCTATGTCCGTTAActagtgttgttagggtcgcggggcgcatcGGGTCGATGAGGtaaaaattcgggtcgcgggtcgacgagtcgactgggtcgagagacccacaaatctaggctaattgttttgccttttaatattaaataaaataaatatattgctctaatgtttataatatatcaaataatataaatgttgacgcaattcatgtgaatagagataaagtggaaaatagaaatgatcaaaatatcaaaacaattcataagtcataacacaataaataattgataccattgtctgaaaatatcaaaacaaaggaatatatgaagggtggcagcaaaagatctttgaattgtttatttgtttaggagtgaagaggccgaattctaaagtgtagaaagtaggtttgaaaagtttgatgtggtgcatgcatatatatagagaattgtgattcagagagtcagaaaacatgtgagagatttgaAAAAATCAGAGATAGCATATGTTTAGGGTGACCCAGGTGACCCACTCGACCCAAcggcgaccctgtatctcgatcaacccacccatgttggggcggtgatggtctcgacccaggcgacccgggcgacccgagcgacccgaacgacattttgacaacactgctGTTAACCTATCCAAACACTAAGATGGAaatgataaattattaatttctcAGTATAATTTTGATGGTTTTGGTTTTATACACTGAAACATTGCATTATTgtgttttatttcatttttcttctgAATAATTTGAATCTGTGACTTGATTGCCACGTTGCTCTGTGTGGTTCCATGCATGATGGGTTTGACTGCAATAAATAAGTATCCAAAGAACACCAGAGAACTCGAACACATTTTAAGTAAACAGAATGAACACATTAATGATTGCTTGTTATGTGTGCTACATTTTTTTCTGATTAAGTTTTCTGCTATGATTGTTGGTGCTCTAAGATTCAGGAGCTGCTCCATGGGAACTTCATTAGAATTGGTGTATATTTGTTAGATAACTGTGTTCTGAATACATCTTATGATGTACtggtatagcatagataatctACGATTACTTTTAAAATGTGCTGGCTGGCAGTTCGGACATTTTGATCAACTTGGTATGTGCAAAATGTTATGATAAAATGTGTAAAAGTCAAGTGTGGTGAAAGGGAAAATTATTTTTGATCTGTGTCTGATGAATCTTCATGCATATATCGATAAAGTGTTATCTTCTTTATCCCCttccttatttattttatatgatGGCCTCATTCAGCTAATGTAGCTTGTCATACCATCCCTATTACTAATGACTGGTTTGATGTTGTTATATGTGTTTCTTTCCGCCTTTCAGAAACGGATTGTTCGTAATTTAAGGcaatattttcttttcaattttctCATCTGTGGTATTTTAACTAGAACCTGTCACGAATAGTTAGCTTGTAATTTCTCATCTACATTATTCATGTCAAATTCTAATTCTTCTTTGTACTGGTAGTCTGGGATAACAAGTTAGCCTTACTCGATTACATACTAGAGAATGAGATCAATTTGGCATCCTTGATGAGGGAGTAGCAGTCAGTGAATTTCATTTTCAGGCAACTTTGTTTCTGGCCTTGTTCGTGAACTTTTATATTCATATAAGTTTTTTATGGTGCCCGCAATAAGGTTACATTGGAAGAGCTTTTAGTCCTTAAATGTCATTTCACCTTTGCTACATAGTAATTGTCTACCTCATGTTAAAACCGGCCACACTTGGATTGGTTGATATTATTGACTACAACTTAATGTTTCTTAGATTTCTTTTATTTGATGCCACGAAGATTATCTTCCTGTTATGTCTTCGAAACTGAAAAAACTAGTGTTAGATTTTTTTGGTGGTACTAATGTGGTTTTTACTGACTATCTCAGATTAAGCATCTTGAAGGGAATCCTGCAATTGGCTAGTTAAAATTGTCCAACAAGAAACGATTGACAGTGTGGACAGCACAACAGATGTCTGGACTCATCGAAGGTCTTCCCGATGCTGTGGCCTTAAGGTGCCTTGCGCGGGTTCCTTTTCATCTTCATCCCACACTCAAATTCGTTTCACGCTCCTGGAGGGAAGCCATTCGCAGTGCCGAACTCTTCAGAGTCCGTAGAGAGGTAAATGCAACTGAGGACTTCATATGTGTGTGTGCATACGATCCCGACAATCTATGGCAGCTTTATGATCCTCAACATGACCTCTGGATCACTCTCCCTGTGCTTCCCTCGAGTATCCGCCACCTTGCACACTTTGGTGTTGTCTCGGCTGCAGGAAAGTTGTTCGTGCTTGGTGGTGGTAGTGATGCTGTAGATCCTTTAACTGGTGATCAAGATGGGTGTTTTGCAACCGATGAGGTTTGGTCGTACGACCCACTGACAAGGGAATGGAGCCTACGCGCGTCCATGATTGTCCCTCGTGCCATGTTTGCTTGCTGCGTGCTGGACGAGAAGATAATTGTTGCAGGTGGTTTTACTAACTGCAGGAAATCGATCACTAAAGCCGAGATATACGACCCAGAAAAGGATACATGGCTTTCGATACCCGATCTCCATCAATCCCATAACTCTGCGTGTTCGGGGGTGGTTATCGACGGTAAAGTTCATATCTTGCACAAGGGTTTATCAACTGTGCAAGTGTTGGAAAACATCAAGCAGGGGTGGACTGTTCATGACTTCAGCTGGCTACAAGGTCCCATGGCAGTTGTGAAAGGGAAGCTCTATATAATGAGCCACTCCCAAATTTTCAAGCAGGAGAGATATTCATATAAGCTGGTCGTTTCGGCATACGAGTTCCGCCGGAGGATCGGCTATGCGATGATAGGGTTGGGGGACGACATTTACGTCATCGGGGGTGTGATCGGGCCGGATAGGATGAATTGTGAGATCAAGGTAACGTCCGACGTGGACGTGCTGACGCTCGGGAATGAGAGGTTGGTGTGGCGCGGGGTTGCCCCGATGACGCGTTGCAAGGGGACGGTTCTTGGGTGCACACACCTTAGGATTTAGGGGCAGTGATGGAAGAGAGGGAAGACATGTTTTGATTTGCCTGTAACGTTGGGTGTTTGGACATACTTTTTTTGGGTTGTCCAATACATGTTGAATATGAGGCATTGCCATTACATTACTTGCTTTTCTAGGTTAGTTTTAAGATACATTTGACATCAATGGATTTCTATTCATTCATGTTTATACTTTTCTGTTGCTGTTACTGCTCTAGttcttttttattgtttttattattattagtttatTTAGTGAATTTTTATGTTCGATGTTACTCCTTTTATTTCTATCTTTGACAATAAATGGttctattttttctattttagcatcttaataaaaattaatcttCTTTCGTTTCATTTTGGATGGTGTCATTTTCATCAAAACTCAAAATAGAATAACGGACATTTTATTCAAAACAATGTCGATTTATTGTCGAGTCATATTTGAATTTGTCATATGCTTGCAAAAAATTAAAAGgttataattcaaaattataattttaaaagttATGAGACTTGCAAAAAATTGTAGAGTATGATCATTGTCAATCTCGTACGATATTGTGATGAAGTATCGGTCCAAATCGACCGCCCGGTGTGAAGTTGGAGAAGAAGGCGGATGGAGACGAAGCGGTGAATGGACGGGAAGTCGATTAGGGTAAAATGATGTAACGCGCGATTTTTTTACATACAAACCAAATAGAAAATCGATTGACCTAATGTGTTATGACTAATTGACTATATAACGGGACCCAAAAATTGTGCCTTGCAATTTTAAGTGTAGAAGATAGTgatatattttacatttatgATTTAACCATAATTTTTACTCCATTTTATTAATCAATGGTGTCGAATATTTGAACTATTGGCCCAATTAATTCAAGCCCAACACAAATTCAGCCCAAAAATTGGGCGGGACGGTTTTGAACTTCATTTGTCGGCGATCAAATCCGAAACCCTAGTAAAAAATTCCCAGCAAAAAATGGAGGAGCACGACATCTATGAAAGCGAGCAGAAACTCGAAGCGGAGGTAGCTCCGGCGCTAATTGCGGTCCATCCCAATCAGAAATTCGTATCCGTCGCCGTCGGTTCGGATCTCCGGGTTTTCAGTTTCCAGTAAGAAAAGCAACAAGCTTGATTTATAGTATGTTAAGTGCTTAATATGTCGTAGTTTGGATTGAAATCTATTTTATGTATATGCTAATTATACAATTTTGTTAAGCAGACATGGTTCTGCACCTCAATTATCGGATGAAACTGGGGGCCACAAGGACTCTATTCGCGCCATCCGATACAGTAAAAGCGGGAAGCTTTTTGTGTCGGGTGGAGATGATAAGCTTGTGAAAGTTTGGGATACTGATTCCTGGCGCTGTGTTTATTCAGTGTAAgcattttttattgaatttgaaaaGGTTTTGATTCAGTTCAGTGTGAAAGGAGTAGAGTAGTTTGTTGATAGTTGTTTGAATTGTTTTTGTTGTGATGAGGGCAGTGTTTCGGAGAAGAGAGTGACCTCTCTTGCAGTAAGTAGTGATGACAAGTTTGTGTCTTTTGCGGATAAGTTTGGTGTTGTTTATGTCGTGGATATAGGAGATTATGATGATGAGAATCGAGCTACGGTTCATAAGAAGGCAGTCCCAATCCTTTCACATTATTGTAGCATAATTACTCGACTGGTATGTGGTTTTATATCTGAGCTGTGTGTACAATTTAACATTTGACAATCGTCTAATTTTGAGTTTGAAGAGATTGTATTTATGTTGTATAAGAGGTAGCTTACATTTAGTATTGTCATTTTGCAGGATTTTTCACCGGATGGGCGATATATTATCAGTGCTGATCGTGACTTCAAAATTCGTGTAAGAGTGATTTGCTGCTTATCACTTTTATTAAATAGGTTGGCtgtgtttttctatttttttttggcATTGTTACCTTGTTGTATCTGGTTGCAGGTCACGCTCTTCTCCATAGAGCGCTTAGAAGGAGCTCATGAGATACAATGTTTTTGCCTTGGTCATACTGAGTAAGTGCCTTTCATTTGCTTGTTTGATTGGTGTGGACTATGTGATTATGTTTATCATACATGGTTTTGGCTGGTGACAAATTAAGCACCCAATGTGACTGAGTAACACATACTAATGCAGAGGGAAATTTAATAAGTTAATACATGGAAATCAATTGTGTTTCTGCAGCAACTATATGGGAACATAGCCTGAGTTTATTGAGCATTGTGTTACCAAGCTGTTAGTGATGTATCCACTACTGATATTATACCCATCCCTTCTTTGTGATCATTTCCAGGTTTGTTTCTTCCCTTGTGTTTCCCCGTAGTCAGGATTATGCACGAGGCCTATTAGTCTCTGGAAGTGGTGACTCAACAGTGAGTTATAGAAGAAGTTAACATATATGAATGATATGATTAGTCACCATGCACTTTTCACGGCTAACTTAGCTATTGCATTTTGAAGGTTCGGCTGTGGGATTATAACTCTGGTTCTCTGCTGGATACATGTGAGATTAGAACTAAGGTAGGATGTGAATTTTATCCCTTCATTATTATATTTAGACCTTATTTAGAGGAGTATTTCTCTTCCATTCTTTTACTCTTTCCTCATATAGTAGTTTGTGTGGTTTTCATCCTCTACATTCCCGAAGGCAGGACTTTTAAATTCTAATCAAAAGCAAGAGGATGTGCTACCCGCCGTAACTGATCTCTGCGAAACTTATGATGGCTCGCTGGTTGCTGCTGCTATTCAGAGGTAAGCTCTAGTTCTCAACTCAACTCCCTCTAGAGGTTTCTACTGTAAACTTTCACTAAAAATCCGAAATTGATCCCATCTATAATGTCTTAAGTTTGCAAGGGGTTATGCTGTTAAGATGCAATTTTTCTTCCAGGACTCTCTCTATTGCCAAAGTGAGTATTCTAAAGATATTATACAACAGTAGACACAATTTGATTGATCGTTTGTTATACATTGCTTGAATCAATAAGTGAGATCTAGCCATTAATCCTTGTTTTGTTGCAGGTGGTTTCTGTCGCTGGAGAGACGTTCATTCCAACAAGTATCTCATCTGCCTCTTCAGTCCTGTTGTTGTGGATGGTCATGGGTGCATCCAGCTTAAGTGCTACTGATTCTGCACTCTTAGCTCGTGTAAGAGTCGTTTCTGGGTTTGGTGCTGATCATTCGGAACCCATTCTGCCTGAGACTTCCGtggtagaagataaagaggtaCCCGGAGGAGAGCCTCTGCTCCAAGCACTGCAAGGAAGATTGACAATAAGCAAAGAAGCATCCTTGACAACTGCTGAGGCAGTCAAAACAGCAATGCGCAATTTGCTGATCAAGAAGCAATATTCGGCTGAGAGACGAGACTTCAGAAAACGGGGACGAAATGATAAGAAGATCAAACCATAGCCTGTAAGTTTTATGATATAGTTTTGCAGTGTGTGAATATGGAAGTATTGCTAT contains:
- the LOC121802093 gene encoding tRNA (guanine-N(7)-)-methyltransferase non-catalytic subunit wdr4-like, whose amino-acid sequence is MEEHDIYESEQKLEAEVAPALIAVHPNQKFVSVAVGSDLRVFSFQHGSAPQLSDETGGHKDSIRAIRYSKSGKLFVSGGDDKLVKVWDTDSWRCVYSVVSEKRVTSLAVSSDDKFVSFADKFGVVYVVDIGDYDDENRATVHKKAVPILSHYCSIITRLDFSPDGRYIISADRDFKIRVTLFSIERLEGAHEIQCFCLGHTEFVSSLVFPRSQDYARGLLVSGSGDSTVRLWDYNSGSLLDTCEIRTKAGLLNSNQKQEDVLPAVTDLCETYDGSLVAAAIQSLQGVMLLRCNFSSRTLSIAKVVSVAGETFIPTSISSASSVLLLWMVMGASSLSATDSALLARVRVVSGFGADHSEPILPETSVVEDKEVPGGEPLLQALQGRLTISKEASLTTAEAVKTAMRNLLIKKQYSAERRDFRKRGRNDKKIKP
- the LOC121802084 gene encoding F-box/kelch-repeat protein SKIP30-like; amino-acid sequence: MSGLIEGLPDAVALRCLARVPFHLHPTLKFVSRSWREAIRSAELFRVRREVNATEDFICVCAYDPDNLWQLYDPQHDLWITLPVLPSSIRHLAHFGVVSAAGKLFVLGGGSDAVDPLTGDQDGCFATDEVWSYDPLTREWSLRASMIVPRAMFACCVLDEKIIVAGGFTNCRKSITKAEIYDPEKDTWLSIPDLHQSHNSACSGVVIDGKVHILHKGLSTVQVLENIKQGWTVHDFSWLQGPMAVVKGKLYIMSHSQIFKQERYSYKLVVSAYEFRRRIGYAMIGLGDDIYVIGGVIGPDRMNCEIKVTSDVDVLTLGNERLVWRGVAPMTRCKGTVLGCTHLRI